The Streptococcus gwangjuense nucleotide sequence GGAAACGCAGAGTATTTGGAAAATGTCATTAAAGGAAATGAAAAAGTCTTGGTAGCTCGTTTGGAAGACGGAGAATTCTTCTGGCGTGAAGACCAAAAATTAGTGATTTCAGATCTTGTTGAAAAATTAAACAATGTCACCTTCCATGAGAAAATTGGTTCCCTTCGTGAACACATGATTCGTACTGGTCAGATTGCTATTCTCTTGGCAGAAAAAGCAGGCTTGTCAGCGGATGAAACGATTGACTTAGCCCGTGCAGCAGCCATTTACAAGTTTGACTTGTTGACAGGTATTGTTGGCGAATTTGACGAGCTCCAAGGAATTATGGGTGAAAAATATGCCCTTCTTGCTGGGGAAACTCCAGCGGTAGCAGCTGCTATTCGTGAACACTACATGCCTACATCAGCCGAAGGAGCACTTCCAGAGAGCAAGGTTGGAGCCATTCTAGCTATTGCAGACAAATTGGATACGATTTTGAGCTTCTTCTCAGTAGGTTTGATTCCATCAGGTTCTAATGACCCTTATGCCCTTCGTCGTGCGACGCAAGGTGTGGTTCGTATCTTGGATGCCTTTGGTTGGCACATTGCTATGGATGAGCTGATTGATAGCCTTTATGCTTTGAAATTTGACAGCTTGACTTATGAAAATAAGACAGAGGTTATGGACTTTATCAAGGCTCGTGTTGATAAGATGATGGGCTCTACTCCAAAAGATATTAAGGAAGCAGTACTTGCAAGTTCGAACTTTGTTGTGGCAGATATGTTGGAAGCAGCAAGTGCTCTCGTAGAAGCAAGCAAGGAAGAAGACTTCAAACCATCTGTGGAATCACTTTCTCGTGCTTTTAACTTGGCTGAAAAGGTAGAAGGAGTTGCAACAGTTGATTCAGCACTTTTTGAAAATGACCAAGAAAAAGCTTTGGCGGAAGCAGTAGAATCACTTATTTTATCAGGATCTGCCAGTCAGCAATTGAAACAACTCTTTGCTCTTAGCCCAGTCATTGATGCATTCTTTGAGAATACCATGGTTATGGCTGAAAATGAAGCAGTCCGTCAAAATCGTTTGGCAATCTTGTCGCAATTAACCAAGAAAGCAGCTAAACTTGCACGTTTTAACCAAATCAATACCAAATAAAATCTGTTGAACGGATTAAATCTTATCTTAAAGGAGAGAAACATGGATCCTAAAAAAATTGATCGTATTAACGAGCTTGCCAAAAAGAAAAAAACAGAAGGCTTGACCCCAGAAGAAAAAGTAGAACAAGCCAAACTACGTGAGGAGTACATCGAAGGTTATCGTCGCACTGTTCGTCACCACATTGAGGGAATCAAAATTGTGGACGAAGAAGGAAACGATGTTACACCAGAGAAACTACGTCAGGTACAACGTGAAAAAGGTTTACATGGCCGTAGTCTTGATGACCCAAATTCATAATAAATATTCTTTCTTTTAATAAGAATAGATAAAATAATAACCAAAAGACTAGCAGTTTTTGTCTGCTAGTCTTTTGTAACTTAAAAAGGAACCAAAATGGTTCCTAAAACTATTATTAGTTACTTGCGCCAGATGTAGCGTCTGCGCCACCACCGTGACCTCCAGCATCACCTGCATCAGAAGCTCCAGATGTAGCATCTGCATCGCCGTGACCATGTCCGCCAGCAGGAGCTGCAGCATTTCCACCAACTAGACGTTGACCAGTTGTATTGAGGTACCAGTCAAGCCATGGTTGGAAATTAAAGATAATCTCATTAATTCCAGCATATGAACCATCTGGATAGTACATTGCTTGGTAATTATGGGTATTAATAACACCTTCAGGTGTTCCCGGCACAATTGTACGGACATATTCTTGATCCCCGTTACGCAATACGCCGACAACCCATTCAACGTTTTTCATTCTAGAATCTGGCAATGTACCGTGTACTGTTCCTAATCTATTTCCTGATTGAGCACGTACACGTTTACCAAACATTGTATCTGGGTCTTGGTGGGCGTTATTAAAGTACAAAAATTGATTGTTATCATCTGCAAATGTCAATTCAAATGGCATTGCTTTCAAGAACATGTCAATTTGGTTAACTGTCAAGATACCGTGGTCTAATTTAACGTAAGTATCTCCAGAAACAGCTCCAACAAGTTCAGCAGCTTTTTCTACCCATTCAGGATCATCTGGATCAACACCTTGGATAGTAGTTGCAATTGAATTTGTACAATATAAATCTTCTGGCTCAATTGGTTTTGGTTTTTTCAATTTTGAAACGACTCCCACATATTTTACAAAGTTGTCCAAGCATGTTTCAAGGAAATTAACAGTTCCTTCATTCGTGATATTTCCATTAACATCAAAAGCTTCTTTAGCTTTACCAAGAAGGAATTCATTTCCTGGAAGAGTGTAGGCATTGACACCTGGAGCGTCAAGAATCTTACGAAGGTGAACCTGGGCACGAGAAGTACCTTGGTCGTAGTAAGAAGCTCCCACAATCATGACTGGTTTGTTTTCAAATGGATGAACCTCGTATGAAAGCCATTCAAGAACTGATTTAAGAGAAGCTGAGATTGTGTGGTTGTGCTCAGGAGTAGCAATAATGACACCATCAGCACGCGTAATTCTGTTATACAAGAGACGCAATTGGAAGCTTTCGTCCCATTTTTCGTCTTGGTTAAACATTGGAACTTCATCAATTTCGAGAACTTCTAATTCAAATTTGAGTTTGAAGTGACGACGGATGAATTCCAAGAGTTTACGGTTATATGATTGATCGTAGTTTGATCCTACAAGTCCAACAAATTTCATTCTTTTTGGTCTCCTATCTTACAAATTTTCCCAGTCAAAGTCTTCAGCATCTTTGCGAAGTAGGGCTTGTGCGTTGCGCAATTTTTCTGTAATTTTTACAAAGATACGGAAGTCGTCAAAAGTGGCATCTAATTTTTTGATAACATCAAGATCCACTAGATCTCCACTTGGATTGAAGGCTTGAAGAGAATGTGAAAGCAAGAATTCATCTGGAAGGACACTTGCTTTGATTTCTGGGGCATTTAAGATTTGGCGAAGTTGTAATTGGGCACGTGATGAACCAAGCGTACCATATGAAGCACCTGTAATCATGATTGGTTTGTTCAAAAGTGGATAGATACCATAAGACAACCAAGCAAGAGCGCTCATCAAAACAGCTGGGATAGAGTGGTCATACTCAGGAGTACCGATAATAACGCCATCTGCCTCTTCAATTTTAGCAGCAATTTCTAAAATTTCAACAGGTACTTGCTTGTCGGCTGGTTTATTGAAGACAGGAATGTCTTTAATTTCAACAAGTTCAATTTCAGCTTTTTCAGCAAAGTGTTTTTGCATGTATTGAAGCAATTGGCGGTTTGTAGAACGTTTTGAATTTGTTCCAACAATAGCAATAAGTTTTAACATGAGATTTCCTTTCTCTTTTTACATAATACGATTTTAAAACTCCATTGAAACATCTATTTCTATAGAGTTGGAATTCCTGAAGAACAGCTTAGGTGACCTTCCTTATCGATGAGGATAGCTTCGATGCCCTCCAAACTTTCGACTTGCCAGAGGATAGAAGCAGGTCTTTCTCCAAATAGACGAGTTGTCCATATTTCACCATCGACTGATTTATCAGAGATGATTGTTAGACTAGCTAGTTCCGTTTCAACAGGATATCCTGTTTGGCTGTCAAAAATATGATGGTAATCTTTTCCATCGACAGTCAGGTGACGTTCGTAAATGCCTGAAGTCACGACAGATTTATTGACAACAGGGATGGTCATTAAGTGATTTCCCCTCGGATTGGCTGGGTCTTGAATCCCGATTTGCCAAGATTGATTTCCTCTTGCCTGATTTTTTCCAATAGTCAGGATATTCCCTCCCAGATTGATCAAGGCAGATGTCACTCCCTCTTTTCTCAGAAATTGAGCAACTTTATCCGCACTATAACCCTTGGCTAAACAACCTAGGTCTATCTTCATTCCTTTCTGTTTTAGAAACACAGTAGAAGTAGAAGAATCTAACTCGATATAATGAGGATTGATTAAAGGGAGAATTGATTCGATTTCTTGAGGCTGGGCAACTTTGGCATCTGAAAAACCGATACGCCAGGTTTGAATCAAGGGACCAATGCTGATATTGAGATGGCTAGATGGCGCTAGGCTATGCTCTAATCCAAGTGAAATCAGTTCGAACAGGTCTGGATGAACCTTGACGGGGGCTATTCCAGCTTGATGATTGATTTCCATCAACTCAGATTCTTGGCTATTGGCATTGAAGCGGTATTCGAGCTCTCTGAGTAAATCAAAGGATTTCTGGATCAAGCTATCGGCTCGCTCATCTACTAATGAAATAGTGATAGTAGTCCCCATTAGCCGTTCGGAATGTGAACTAAGAGGCAAGCTACCAACTCCTTTCTTTTATGAAAAGAAGGCTGAAATATAGTAAATTTATATTAAATTTAACCCCTTACATTTTCTTTTCACGATACTAGCATACCATAAAGTCAGCGTTTTCACAAATAAAATTTGTAAACTTGTCAAGAAATATGCTCAGAAAATAAAGAGTAATTGTAAGAAAGACTGATAAAATACAGATTATTTACATTTTTTTACAAAAAAATCGGGAAAATTAGCTAAACTCTTGTAAACGCTAACAGTAAATGTTATACTAGAAAGGTAAATTTAAAATTGAAGGTAGGAATTTTTCTATGAGTAAAATCGTTGTAGTTGGTGCTAACCACGCTGGTACAGCATGTATTAATACTATGTTGGATAATTTTGGAAATGAGAACGAAATCGTTGTATTTGACCAAAACTCTAACATCTCTTTCCTAGGATGTGGAATGGCCCTCTGGATTGGTGAACAAATTGACGGTGCTGAAGGCTTGTTCTATTCGGATAAAGAAAAATTGGAAGCTAAAGGTGCTAAGGTATACATGAATTCACCAGTTCTTTCAATCGACTATGATAACAAAGTAGTTACAGCAGAAGTTGAAGGGAAAGAGCACAAAGAATCATACGATAAATTGATTTTCGCTACAGGTTCTACACCAATCTTGCCACCAATTGAAGGTGTTGAAATTGTTAAAGGAAACCGCGAATTTAAAGCAACTCTTGAAAATGTACAATTCGTTAAATTGTACCAAAACGCTGAAGAAGTGATTCACAAATTGTCTGATAAGAGTCAACACCTTGACCGTATCGCCGTTGTTGGTGGTGGTTACATCGGTGTTGAACTTGCTGAAGCTTTTGAGCGTCTTGGAAAAGAAGTTGTCCTTGTTGATATCGTTGATACTGTCTTGAACGGTTACTATGACAAAGACTTCACACAAATGATGGCGAAGAACTTGGAAGACCACAACATCCGCTTGGCACTTGGTCAAACTGTTAAAGCAATCGAAGGTGATGGTAAAGTTGAACGCTTGATTACTGACAAAGAAAGCTTTGATGTGGATATGGTTGTTCTTGCAGTTGGTTTCCGTCCAAACACAGCACTTGCTGATGGTAAGATTGAACTCTTCCGCAACGGTGCCTTCCTTGTAGACAAGAAACAAGAAACTTCACTTCCAGGTGTATTTGCCGTTGGTGACTGTGCGACTGTTTATGACAATGCTCGTAAAGATACAAGTTACATCGCCCTTGCTTCAAATGCTGTTCGTACTGGTATCGTTGGTGCTTACAACGCTTGTGGACATGAATTGGAAGGAATTGGTGTGCAAGGATCAAACGGTATCTCTATCTACGGTCTTCATATGGTTTCAACTGGTTTGACTCTTGAAAAAGCTAGAGCTGCTGGTTACAATGCAACTGAAACAGGCTTTAACGATCTTCAAAAACCAGAATTCATGAAACATGATAACCATGAAGTAGCCATCAAGATTGTCTTTGACAAAGATAGCCGTGAAATTCTTGGTGCACAAATGGTTTCACGCGATTCTGCAATCAGCATGGGAATCCACATGTTCTCACTTGCTATCCAAGAGCATGTGACAATTGATAAATTGGCATTGACAGACCTATTCTTCTTGCCACACTTCAACAAACCATATAACTACATCACAATGGCTGCACTTACAGCTGAAAAATAAAAATGAATGAGCTATCTGGCCTTAAGTTAAGGTCAGATAGTTTTTTAGCCAATCTGTACCCACACAATTATTCTTTTTTTATCTTGTGATTCCTTCTGTTCTGAATTAAAATGAAATGGTAGCTACCAATACAAATGATGAGGATAAAATATATGACTGAAAATCGTTATGAACTAAATAAAAACTTGGCGCAGATGCTCAAGGGTGGGGTTATCATGGACGTTCAGAATCCTGAACAGGCCCGTATTGCAGAAGCTGCTGGTGCGGCAGCTGTGATGGCCTTGGAGCGGATTCCAGCTGATATTCGTGCAGCTGGTGGTGTTTCCCGTATGAGTGATCCAAAGATGATTAAGGAAATTCAAGAGGCGGTTAGTATTCCAGTAATGGCCAAGGTCAGAATCGGGCATTTTGTTGAAGCTCAGATTTTAGAAGCTATTGAGATTGACTATATCGATGAGAGTGAGGTTTTATCTCCAGCTGATGACCGTTTCCATGTGGATAAGAAAGAATTCCAAGTTCCTTTTGTCTGTGGGGCTAAGGATTTGGGTGAAGCCTTGCGTCGTATCGCTGAAGGTGCTTCTATGATTCGTACCAAAGGAGAACCAGGGACAGGAGACATTGTTCAAGCTGTTCGTCATATGCGTATGATGAATCAGGAAATTCGCCGTATTCAAAACTTACGAGAGGACGAACTTTATGTTGCTGCTAAGGACTTGCAGGTACCTGTAGAATTGGTTCAATACGTCCATGAACATGGAAAATTGCCAGTTGTAAACTTTGCGGCTGGAGGTGTTGCAACGCCAGCAGATGCTGCGCTGATGATGCAATTAGGGGCAGAGGGTGTCTTTGTCGGTTCAGGTATTTTTAAGTCAGGAGATCCTGTTAAACGAGCGAGTGCTATTGTCAAAGCGGTGACTAACTTCCGTAATCCTCAAATTTTGGCTCAAATCTCTGAAGATTTAGGAGAAGCCATGGTTGGTATCAATGAAAATGAGATCCAAATCCTCATGGCTGAGCGAGGAAAATAGATGAAAATCGGAATATTGGCCTTGCAAGGGGCTTTTGCAGAACATGCAAAAGTGCTAGATCAATTAGGTGTCGAGAGTGTTGAAATCAGAAATCTAGATGATTTTCAGAAACATCAGAGTGATTTGTCGGGATTGATATTACCTGGTGGGGAATCTACAACTATGGGCAAGCTCTTACGTGAGCAAGACATGCTGATTCCCATTCGAGAAGCAATTCTATCTGGCTTACCAGTGTTTGGAACCTGTGCTGGTTTAATTTTGCTGTCTAAGGAAATTATTTCTCAGGACGAGAGTCATCTAGGAACTATGGATATGGTGGTCGAGCGCAATGCTTATGGGCGCCAACTAGGGAGTTTCTATACGGAAGCAGAATGTAAGGGAGTTGGTCAGATTCCAATGACCTTTATCCGTGGTCCGATTATCAGTAGTGTTGGAGTAGATGTAGAAATTCTAGCAACAGTTGACAATCAAATCGTTGCTGCTCAAGAAAAAAATATGTTAGTGACCTCTTTTCATCCAGAATTGACCGATGATGTGCGCTTGCACCAGTACTTTATTAATATGTGTAAAGAAAAAAGTTGAGATTGAATTTCTCAACTTTTTTACATGTAATAAACAATGGCAATATATTGGAGGGCAGATGCTGCTAGGATAAAGAGATGCCAAATCATGTGGAAATAAGGTTTCTTCTTGGCGTAAAATCCAGCCCCAACAGTATAACAGAGTCCGCCAGTTACCATGAGACTCCAGAAAATTGGTGTCGTTTGACTGATAATGGTAGGAATGATAGCTAGAACCAACCAGCCCATAATCAAGTAAAGAGCAAGGCTAAATTTCTCATTGACTTTTTGAGCAAAGATTTTATAGAGAATACCAAAGATAGTCGTTCCCCATTGGATGGCAATAATTAGATAGCCAAACCAGTTATTCATTAAGGTCAAGACGACGGGCGTGTATGAGCCTGCAATGGCAACATAAATCATAGAATGGTCAATGATTCGTAAGACATATTTGTGGGTTGAACCATAGGCCATAGAGTGATAAATGGTGGATGATAGGAACATGAGAAAGAGACTAATAACGAAAATGGAAACGCCGATAGATGATAAAAATCCGTGTGTCTCATAACTATAAGTGGATGAAATAGGCAGTAAGATGAGCATGATGACTGCACCTACGGCATGGGTTACACTATTAGCAATCTCCTCTCCAAAACTGAGTTGTTTGCTGAGCTTTAGGCTTGTATTCATTAGATTTCCTCCTCTTGAGTATGATGGATTAAGGCTAGAGTTTGATGATAGAGTTTAACGGTTTGGCAGCTACTTTGGATAATGGGGTTAGCTGGATCAACTCCTTGGTTCATGTAGTCCACAAAAGCATCGTAGAGTTGCTCTGAACTTGCTTGACTTTGTAGAGTATTAAGTGTCTGGGCTATTTCTTGAATAGAGAATACAGACTTGAGGGTTGTGATAGCAATCAAACGGGCAATCTGTTGGCGTTGGTATTTTTTCTTGTCAGGCTTTGTCAGGTAACCATGTTTGACATAATTGTTGACCATAGATGCTGTCAGGCCCTTGTCTTTATCAGGAGAGATAGGGGCGCAGACCTGATTGACATAGAGTAAAACCTGGTCCAGATAGAGGTCAATGTTTGGGATTTCTGCCCATTTTGGGTAGGAAAAGGTAGTTTTCATTTCTAACTCCTTTTTATCTAGTTTTAATAACTAGATTATAAAATAACAAAAACAGAAAGTCAAGTTTTAACTGCTTGTAGAAAGACTTAAATTATGCTATGATGGGAGAAACTAGTCAGAAAAGAGGAGAACAGATGGAGATTCGTTTAGCTTTTCCAAATGAAGTAGATGCCATCATGCAGGTGATGGAGGATGCTAAAAAATGTTTAGCAGATGCGGGTAGTGACCAGTGGCAAAATGGCTATCCAAATGCTGATATTATTATTGAGGATATTATCTCAGGTCAAGCCTACGTAGCCTTGGAAGAGGGAGAACTACTAGCTTATGCAGCTGTGACCAAGAGTCCAGAGGCGGCCTATGAAGCCATTTATGAAGGCAACTGGCAAGCTGGGGAGTCAGAGTACCTAGTCTTTCACCGTATTGCTGTGGCAGCAGATGTCCAGGGACAGGGAGTTGCTCAAACCTTTTTAGAGGGCTTGATTGAAGGTTTTGACTATCTAGATTTTCGCTCAGATACGCATGTTGCAAACAAGGCTATGCAACATATTTTTGAAAAACTCGGATTTAAACAGGTTGGTAAGGTTCCAGTTGATGGCGAACGCTTGGCATATCAAAAATTGAAGAAATAATGCAAAAGATGTACGTAAAAATGCTCTACTTTTCGCCAATAGGAACCTTGTCTTTGGTTGCCGACGAGCAATATCTGTATGGCATTTGGGTGCAGGACCAGAAGCATTTTGAGAGAGGACTAGGAGATGAGACGATAGAAGCAGTTGTTAGTCATCCCATTTTAGACCCAGTTATTGCTTGTTTAGATGCTTACTTTAAAGGCAAGCCTCAGGATTTATCCGACTTGCCCTTGGCTTCGATCGGAACGGATTTTGAAAAGCGAGTTTGGTCCTATTTACAGGGAATTCCTTATGGCCAGACAGTGACCTATGGACAAATAGCCCAAGAGCTGCAAGTGGATTCTGCTCAAGCAATTGGTGGAGCAGTGGGGCGCAATCCTTGGTCTATCCTAGTACCTTGTCATCGGGTGCTGGGGGCTGGCAAGCGTCTGACAGGGTATGCTGCAGGAGTGGAAAAGAAAGCTTGGCTCTTGGAGCATGAAGAAGCAGATTTTAAAGATATAAAATAGAAAGTGAAAGATATGTTAGAATTTATCGAATATCCAAAATGTTCAACTTGTAAAAAAGCAAAACAAGAATTAAACCAACTCGGTGTGGACTATAAAGCCGTCCATATCGTTGAAGAAACACCTAGCCAAGAAGTCATTTTAAACTGGCTAGAAACCTCAGGTTTCGAGTTGAAGCAATTTTTCAACACCAGTGGGATCAAATACCGTGAATTAGGGCTGAAAGATAAGGTAGGAAGCCTGTCAAACCAAGAAGCGGCTGAGTTGCTAGCAAGTGACGGTATGTTGTTAAAACGCCCCATTTTAGTAGAAAATGGAACTGTTAAGCAAATTGGTTATCGAAAACCTTATGAAGAATTGGGATTGAAATAGTTTTTACTTATCTCTTTGATAGATAAAATATATAACCTCCCTGTTTCAAAGTATGATAAACTAGTAGGTGGACAAAGTCTGTATCTGACCGTAGCAAATAATTTCATTGACGGCAGAAGTATGGTAGAATGAATCATTATCAGGAGAGGATGTTTTTATGAATGTTACAACGATTTTAGCATCAGATTGGTACCAAAACTTGATGCAATTGATTCCGGATGGCAAGCTTTTTAGCTTGCGTTCGGTCTTTGATGGGATTCCAAGAATTGTCCAGCAACTTCCAACAACGATTATGTTGACCATTGGTGGTGCCCTTTTTGGCTTGGTTTTGGCACTTCTTTTTGCTATTGTGAAAATCAATCGTGTCAAGATTTTATATCCCTTACAGGCCTTCTTTGTTAGTTTCTTAAAGGGGACACCGATTTTGGTGCAACTCATGTTGACCTACTACGGAATTCCTTTGGCTTTGAAAGCCCTCAATCAGCAATGGGGTACTGGTCTCAATATTAATGCGATTCCAGCCGCTGTTTTTGCGATTGTTGCCTTTGCTTTCAATGAGGCAGCTTATGCGAGTGAAACCATTCGTGCAGCTATTCTCTCAGTCAATCCTGGTGAGATCGAGGCCGCACGCAGTCTGGGTATGACCCGAGCACAAGTTTATCGTCGCGTGATTATTCCAAATGCAGCCGTTGTGGCGACTCCAACCTTGATTAATTCCCTAATTGGCTTGACCAAGGGAACTTCTCTAGCCTTCAGTGCGGGTGTTGTGGAAGTCTTTGCCCAAGCTCAGATTTTGGGTGGAGCTGATTACCGCTATTTTGAACGCTTCATCTCCGTTGCCCTTGTTTATTGGGTAGTCAATATCGGAATTGAAAGCCTCGGTCGTTTCATCGAGAGAAAAATGGCTATTTCTGCACCAGATACAGTGCAAACAGATGTGAAAGGAGACCTTCGTTAATGATTAAGATTTCGAATTTAAGCAAATCCTTTTCAGGACAGACTGTCTTGGATCATCTGGACTTGGATATTCATAAAGGGGAAGTTGTAGCCTTGATTGGTTCTTCAGGAGCTGGAAAATCAACCTTCCTTCGCAGTCTCAATTATCTTGAAACACCTGACAGTGGCTCTATTCAGATTGATGATTTTTCAGTTGATTTTTCTAAAATCACTCAAGAAGAAATCCTTGCCCTACGCCGTAAGCTGTCTATGGTTTTCCAACAGTTTAATTTGTTTGAACGCCGCACAGCACTTGATAATGTAAAAGAAGGCTTGGTTGTTGTC carries:
- a CDS encoding amino acid ABC transporter permease, yielding MNVTTILASDWYQNLMQLIPDGKLFSLRSVFDGIPRIVQQLPTTIMLTIGGALFGLVLALLFAIVKINRVKILYPLQAFFVSFLKGTPILVQLMLTYYGIPLALKALNQQWGTGLNINAIPAAVFAIVAFAFNEAAYASETIRAAILSVNPGEIEAARSLGMTRAQVYRRVIIPNAAVVATPTLINSLIGLTKGTSLAFSAGVVEVFAQAQILGGADYRYFERFISVALVYWVVNIGIESLGRFIERKMAISAPDTVQTDVKGDLR